Proteins found in one Leguminivora glycinivorella isolate SPB_JAAS2020 chromosome 22, LegGlyc_1.1, whole genome shotgun sequence genomic segment:
- the LOC125238062 gene encoding leech-derived tryptase inhibitor C-like, whose protein sequence is MKLIYLIVFIASLAAIFVYAEASCQCPQDYLPVCSASNRTYSNNCSRGCAGDPYAHAGTCDGSGGYSDY, encoded by the exons TAATTGTCTTCATTGCCAGTCTGGCGGCCATCTTTGTTTACGCAGAAGCCAGTTGCCAGTGTCCCCAAGATTACCTACCAGTTTGCTCAGCCAGCAACCGCACTTATAGCAATAATTGTTC gcgAGGTTGTGCCGGTGACCCGTACGCTCATGCCGGCACATGCGATGGATCTGGAGGTTACTCCGATtactaa